The Candidatus Binataceae bacterium genome window below encodes:
- a CDS encoding NIL domain-containing protein: MERIRERYYLSYPRALIKEPILYHLVKKFDLVFNIRGASVSEEMGLVAVEFEGSNDQIERALAWLRQSGVTVEPIEKNVIE; the protein is encoded by the coding sequence ATGGAACGTATCCGCGAGCGCTACTACCTGAGTTATCCGCGCGCGCTCATCAAGGAGCCGATTCTCTATCATCTAGTCAAGAAATTTGACCTGGTGTTTAACATCCGCGGCGCGAGCGTCTCGGAGGAGATGGGCCTGGTCGCCGTCGAATTCGAGGGCAGCAACGATCAGATCGAGCGCGCGTTGGCGTGGCTGCGCCAGTCCGGGGTCACGGTCGAACCGATCGAGAAAAACGTCATCGAGTAG